Proteins from a genomic interval of Crassostrea angulata isolate pt1a10 chromosome 7, ASM2561291v2, whole genome shotgun sequence:
- the LOC128156184 gene encoding uncharacterized protein LOC128156184, whose translation MDEKLNRAATDWKTFPSLKVDIEKTKRAIKNTFLQNVCNCGRGDYICVSENKELRCEHKCDSTTGKYCRNNGHCVNDTISQKAFCLCINSDKHIFYGENCEHSMQKTTSSTTPDPFPVSKLTIIAISGGTGGALLLIILISTICFCCRLKHAKKEGSFSETSSKCDSDIIRDNKKMESIPLESGRLNPGYRDDRQESGRRYPLEQPQATKSNPLYRDDYGDQRKGYQTDPEPRYQDHDRISRGSFNPQTSNDRLRTESSGNRQPVRHYNDSEASYRDQRESENSYRPRGISSERNNRRVWPEEIRRDRNNSNDRHYPKGRSEESSTGDDRYVYIEGDGGVRRLFKRVDDKDLGGETLIYQPSNMPRPIQRENVDSVGDNFIMRPAPPQDNERRSSFYDTIDSENPYKIKRPVIRQNNLYS comes from the exons ATGGATGAAAAGTTAAATAGGGCGGCAACTGACTGGAAGACTTTTCCCAGCCTAAAGGTTGACATAGAAAAGACAAAGAGAGCTATCAAAA ACACATTTCTTCAAAACGTGTGTAACTGTGGGAGAGGTGATTACATTTGTGTATCAGAGAATAAAGAGCTTCGTTGTGAGCACAAATGTGATTCCACTACCGGAAAATACTGTAGAAATAATGGTCACTGTGTTAACGATACAATTTCACAAAAAGCATTTTGTCT ATGCATCAATTCAGATAAACATATATTCTATGGTGAAAATTGCGAGCATAGTATGCAGAAGACAACGAGTTCAACAACTCCAGACCCGTTTCCGGTCAGCAAGCTTACCATCATCGCAATTTCTGGAGGGACCGGAGGAGCATTATTGCTAATCATTCTTATATCTACCATCTGCTTTTGTTGCcgtttgaaacatgcaaaaaagGAAGG ATCATTTAGCGAAACGTCTTCAAAATGTGACAGCGATATCATCCGGGATAACAAGAAGATGGAAAGCATCCCTCTTGAATCTGGAAGGTTGAACCCAGGTTATCGAGATGATCGACAGGAATCAGGAAGGAGATATCCTTTGGAACAACCCCAGGCAACCAAATCAAACCCACTTTACAGAGATGATTACGGAGACCAGCGTAAGGGGTACCAGACTGATCCCGAACCAAGATATCAAGACCATGACAGAATATCTCGGGGATCGTTCAACCCCCAGACCTCCAACGACCGGCTAAGGACTGAATCTTCGGGGAATCGTCAACCAGTGAGGCATTACAACGATTCGGAAGCTTCCTACCGGGATCAGCGAGAATCTGAGAACAGCTATAGACCACGGGGCATCAGCAGCGAACGAAACAACAGGAGGGTGTGGCCTGAGGAAATCCGCAGAGACAGAAATAATAGCAACGATAGACACTATCCAAAAGGGCGATCTGAGGAGAGCAGCACTGGTGACGACAGATACGTCTACATAGAGGGAGACGGTGGGGTTCGTCGTCTCTTTAAAAGAGTTGATGACAAAGACTTGGGGGGAGAG ACCCTTATTTATCAGCCGTCAAACATGCCTCGCCCGATCCAAAGAGAGAACGTTGACTCCGTGGGTGACAATTTCATCATGCGGCCAGCCCCTCCCCAAGACAACGAGAGGAGGAGTTCTTTTTACGATACGATTGACTCGGAAAATCCG taTAAAATCAAAAGACCTGTTATCAGGCAAAATAATTT GTATTCGTAA
- the LOC128155542 gene encoding GATA zinc finger domain-containing protein 14-like has product MVVGDSETQDSRLKSCIRTLWINRNNKVNRLTSNTSNNKVNRLTSNTSNNKVNRLTSNTSNNKVNRLTSNTSNNKVNRLTSNTSYNKVNRLTSNTSNNQVNRPTSNTSNNKVNRPTSNNKVNRLTSNTSNNKVNRLTSNTSNNKVNRLTSNTSNNQVNRPTSNTSNNKVNRLTSNTSNNKVNRPTSNTSNNQVNRPTSNTSNNQVNRPTSNTSNNKVNRPTSNTSNNQVNRPTSNTSNNKVNRPTSNTSNNQVNRPTSNTSNNKVNRPTSNTSNTSNNKVNRPTSNTSKNKVNRPTSNTSKNKVNRPTSNTSNNKVNRPTSNNKANKPTSYNKANKPTSYNKANEPTSNNKINEPISSL; this is encoded by the exons atggtg GTTGGAGACTCCGAGACTCAAGACTcgagactcaaatcctgcatccgTACTCTTTG GATTAACAGAAACAACAAAGTCAACAGACTCACCAGTAACACCAGTAACAACAAAGTCAACAGACTCACCAGTAACACCAGTAACAACAAAGTCAACAGACTCACCAGTAACACCAGTAACAACAAAGTCAACAGACTCACCAGTAACACCAGTAACAACAAAGTCAACAGACTCACCAGTAACACCAGTTACAACAAAGTCAACAGGCTCACCAGTAACACCAGTAACAACCAAGTCAACAGACCCACCAGTAACACCAGTAACAACAAAGTCAACAGACCCACCAGTAACAACAAAGTCAACAGACTCACCAGTAACACCAGTAACAACAAAGTCAACAGACTCACCAGTAACACCAGTAACAACAAAGTCAACAGACTCACCAGTAACACCAGTAACAACCAAGTCAACAGACCCACCAGTAACACCAGTAACAACAAAGTCAACAGACTCACCAGTAACACCAGTAACAACAAAGTCAACAGACCCACCAGTAACACCAGTAACAACCAAGTCAACAGACCCACCAGTAACACCAGTAACAACCAAGTCAACAGACCCACCAGTAACACCAGTAACAACAAAGTCAACAGACCCACCAGTAACACCAGTAACAACCAAGTCAACAGACCCACCAGTAACACCAGTAACAACAAAGTCAACAGACCCACCAGTAACACCAGTAACAACCAAGTCAACAGACCCACCAGTAACACCAGTAACAACAAAGTCAACAGACCCACCAGTAACACCAGTAACACCAGTAACAACAAAGTCAACAGACCCACCAGTAACACCAGTAAAAACAAAGTCAACAGACCCACCAGTAACACCAGTAAAAACAAAGTCAACAGACCCACCAGTAACACCAGTAACAACAAAGTCAACAGACCCACCAGTAACAACAAAGCCAACAAACCCACCAGTTACAACAAAGCCAACAAACCCACCAGTTACAACAAAGCCAACGAACCCACCAGTAACAACAAAATCAACGAACCCATCAGCAGCCTGTAA